One window of the Lynx canadensis isolate LIC74 chromosome D3, mLynCan4.pri.v2, whole genome shotgun sequence genome contains the following:
- the RAB35 gene encoding ras-related protein Rab-35 isoform X1: MARDYDHLFKLLIIGDSGVGKSSLLLRFADNTFSGSYITTIGVDFKIRTVEINGEKVKLQIWDTAGQERFRTITSTYYRGTHGVIVVYDVTSAESFVNVKRWLHEINQNCDDVCRILVGNKNDDPERKVVETEDAYKFAGQMGIQLFETSAKENVNVEEMFNCITELVLRAKKDNLAKQQQQQQNDVVKLTKNSKRKKRCC; this comes from the exons ATGGCCCGGGACTACGACCACCTCTTCAAGCTGCTCATCATCGGCGACAGCG GTGTGGGCAAGAGCAGTTTACTGTTGCGTTTTGCAGACAACACTTTCTCAG gcaGCTACATCACCACAATCGGAGTGGATTTCAAGATTCGGACTGTGGAGATCAATGGGGAGAAAGTGAAGCTGCAGATCTGGGACACGGCCGGGCAGGAACGCTTCCGCACCATCACCTCCAC GTATTATCGGGGGACCCACGGGGTCATCGTGGTTTATGATGTCACCAGTGCTGAGTCCTTTGTCAACGTCAAGCGGTGGCTTCATGAAATCAACCAAAACTGTGATGACGTGTGCCGGATATTAG TGGGGAATAAGAACGACGACCCTGAGCGGAAGGTGGTGGAAACAGAAGATGCCTACAAATTCGCGGGGCAGATGGGGATCCAGTTGTTTGAGACCAGCGCTAAGGAAAACGTCAATGTGGAAGAG ATGTTCAACTGCATCACAGAACTGGTCCTCCGAGCAAAGAAAGACAACTTAGcgaaacagcagcagcaacaacagaaCGACGTGGTGAAGCTCACGAAGAACAGTAAACGAAAGAAACGCTGCTGCTAA
- the RAB35 gene encoding ras-related protein Rab-35 isoform X2, whose amino-acid sequence MARDYDHLFKLLIIGDSGVGKSSLLLRFADNTFSGSYITTIGVDFKIRTVEINGEKVKLQIWDTAGQERFRTITSTYYRGTHGVIVVYDVTSAESFVNVKRWLHEINQNCDDVCRILDVQLHHRTGPPSKERQLSETAAATTERRGEAHEEQ is encoded by the exons ATGGCCCGGGACTACGACCACCTCTTCAAGCTGCTCATCATCGGCGACAGCG GTGTGGGCAAGAGCAGTTTACTGTTGCGTTTTGCAGACAACACTTTCTCAG gcaGCTACATCACCACAATCGGAGTGGATTTCAAGATTCGGACTGTGGAGATCAATGGGGAGAAAGTGAAGCTGCAGATCTGGGACACGGCCGGGCAGGAACGCTTCCGCACCATCACCTCCAC GTATTATCGGGGGACCCACGGGGTCATCGTGGTTTATGATGTCACCAGTGCTGAGTCCTTTGTCAACGTCAAGCGGTGGCTTCATGAAATCAACCAAAACTGTGATGACGTGTGCCGGATATTAG ATGTTCAACTGCATCACAGAACTGGTCCTCCGAGCAAAGAAAGACAACTTAGcgaaacagcagcagcaacaacagaaCGACGTGGTGAAGCTCACGAAGAACAGTAA